In Doryrhamphus excisus isolate RoL2022-K1 chromosome 7, RoL_Dexc_1.0, whole genome shotgun sequence, one genomic interval encodes:
- the ky gene encoding kyphoscoliosis peptidase isoform X2, with amino-acid sequence MTLQQTHSRHFKSTQGHHDCSIMSAEVGIHKFSFPFSCAARLSKQDEDSQVGRVQVKALQLCDLQENPILSQSSAVTPVGALEGHGNPKAPAEGDVAAAQVLVCPEASQSGVLSRRSVFEKLAAEAEDQRPVAKRQLSSESAARNITVVKKSAVRAEAEEQRHQQSKASVALGRRKRRKDLFASSEVFQRLDSHVIRAGAELKEKRVHDVGTIVQTITKVSRTDLEKVRAIWVWLCHNIEYDVSGFLGHSERMTSPEEVIATGRGVCCGYSSLCADMLVGIECQEVAGHSKGIGYRQGQSFKNVKSDHLWNAVLLGGHWFLMDACWGAGQVNIKQESFVKRFDDFYFLTDPEEFIESHFPDEEKWQLLESPITLEEFERRVFKTSAFFSMGLRLMQPHHCHIVTDDGEANVSIGFSRPVTFTYEMKQDQDFLHSGASEQKESSHCSSGLLTVSHRSMNLQLLPPASGTYDLKIFARPETATTPLGWVCSFMVECPEPRAMEDIPENPYLSWGLLPNAASLGVAGCSHDSQVAQVEEGRFELVLKTSRSLMVLCELVHTELHAAVTKRCLATQIQPDLLTCHVLCPARGFYRLSVFVRDYKKTDVKFQTAANILLHCKGKVISQDELFPPNLSSACGPGTRTSEMGLSKFSHTTPVVSTPQGKCNITFHNQRDLELHPVISRADNKAAAFPLTRHLFCTYTDSKVTVSISLPEAGMYRLGLYARTSSSGDFDPMCDFVLKNTCDQAGLPFPCVYAAWRKGCVLFEPRVGLLEPATCVRFRVRIPGAQRVCVVGEGRTDLKLNKSRVWEGEVFSGEGVPQLKLAASSGESSDLSVLLTFDIKTGQGV; translated from the exons ATGACACTCCAGCAAACACACAGCAGGCATTTCAAATCCACTCAGG GACACCATGACTGCAGCATAATGTCGGCAGAGGTTGGAATTCATAAGTTCTCCTTCCCCTTCTCTTGTGCTGCACGCCTTTCCAAGCAAGATGAGGACAGCCAGGTGGGACGCGTACAGGTGAAGGCCCTGCAGCTTTGTGATCTTCAGGAAAATCCCATTTTAAGCCAGTCTAGCGCCGTTACACCGGTAGGAGCTTTGGAAGGGCATGGGAATCCCAAAGCTCCCGCCGAGGGCGATGTGGCCGCCGCCCAAGTTCTGGTCTGCCCTGAGGCCTCCCAAAGCGGTGTGCTCTCTCGCCGGAGCGTCTTTGAGAAACTGGCAGCAGAGGCGGAGGACCAGCGCCCGGTGGCGAAGAGACAGCTGTCCTCGGAGAGTGCGGCCAGGAACATCACGGTGGTGAAGAAGAGCGCGGTGAGAGCTGAAGCAGAGGAGCAAAGACACCAGCAAAGCAAGGCCTCCGTGGCACTAGGGAGGAGGAAGCGTCGAAAAGATCTCTTTGCTAGCTCAGAGGTCTTTCAGAGACTCGACTCGCATGTCATCAGAGCAGGGGCAGAG CTGAAGGAGAAGCGTGTGCATGATGTGGGAACCATCGTACAGACCATCACAAAGGTCTCCAGGACAGACCTGGAGAAAGTCCGCGCCATCTGGGTTTGGCTCTGTCACAACATCG AGTATGATGTCAGCGGCTTCCTGGGACACTCGGAGAGGATGACCTCCCCGGAGGAAGTGATAGCGACCGGCCGAGGGGTTTGCTGTGGCTACTCCAGCCTCTGTGCAGACAT GTTGGTGGGCATCGAATGCCAGGAGGTGGCGGGGCACAGCAAGGGCATAGGTTACCGCCAGGGCCAGAGCTTCAAGAATGTGAAATCGGATCACCTGTGGAACGCTGTGCTCCTGGGAGGACACTGGTTCTTAATGGACGCCTGCTGGGGAGCTGGACAAGTCAACATAAAACAAGAGAGCTTCGTCAAAAG GTTTGATGATTTCTATTTCCTGACGGACCCAGAGGAGTTCATCGAGTCACACTTCCCTGACGAGGAGAAATGGCAGCTCCTGGAGTCACCCATCACCCTGGAGGAGTTTGAGAGGAGGGTGTTCAAGACTTCAGCCTTCTTCTCCATGGGGCTGAGGTTGATGCAACCTCATCACTGCCACATAGTCACTG ATGATGGTGAGGCAAACGTCTCCATTGGCTTCTCCAGGCCTGTGACCTTCACCTATGAGATGAAGCAGGACCAGGACTTCCTGCACAGTGGCGCTTCGGAGCAGAAGGAGAGCAGCCACTGCTCCTCCGGTCTCCTGACTGTCTCCCACCGCAGCATGAACCTGCAGCTGCTGCCGCCCGCCAGTGGCACGTACGACCTGAAGATATTCGCTAGGCCAGAAACTGCCACTACTCCGCTGGGGTGGGTATGCTCCTTTATGGTGGAGTGTCCAGAACCCCGAGCCATGGAGGACATCCCGGAGAACCCCTACCTGTCGTGGGGCCTGCTACCCAACGCAGCGTCTCTGGGCGTGGCAGGCTGCAGTCACGACAGTCAGGTGGCCCAGGTGGAGGAAGGCCGCTTTGAGTTGGTTTTGAAGACGTCGAGGTCTCTAATGGTGCTTTGTGAACTGGTCCACACGGAGCTGCACGCCGCTGTGACCAAGCGCTGCCTGGCAACTCAGATTCAACCAGATCTGCTGACATGCCACGTCCTCTGTCCCGCACGTGGCTTTTACCGGCTGTCCGTGTTTGTGCGAGACTACAAGAAAACAGATGTCAAGTTCCAGACGGCCGCAAACATCCTGTTACACTGCAAGGGAAAAGTCATCAGTCAGGATGAGCTGTTTCCTCCTAACCTCAGCTCGGCATGTGGGCCGGGGACCCGTACGTCAGAAATGGGTCTCTCCAAATTCAGCCACACGACGCCAGTGGTGAGCACGCCCCAAGGCAAGTGTAACATCACCTTCCACAACCAGCGAGACCTGGAGCTCCACCCTGTGATCAGCAGAGCAGACAACAAAGCGGCGGCTTTCCCACTCACGCGCCACCTTTTCTGCACGTACACGGACAGCAAAGTGACGGTGAGCATCAGTCTGCCAGAAGCGGGGATGTATCGCCTGGGCCTGTACGCCAGGACCAGCTCCAGCGGAGACTTCGACCCCATGTGCGACTTTGTACTGAAAAACACCTGCGATCAAGCGGGGCTTCCTTTCCCCTGCGTCTACGCCGCCTGGAGGAAAGGCTGCGTGCTCTTTGAGCCCCGCGTGGGCCTGTTGGAGCCCGCTACCTGTGTACGCTTCCGGGTGAGGATCCCGGGAGCCCAGAGGGTGTGCGTGGTGGGAGAAGGGCGGACGGATCTGAAACTGAACAAGAGCCGGGTCTGGGAAGGTGAGGTATTCAGCGGGGAAGGTGTCCCGCAGCTGAAGCTGGCCGCCTCCTCGGGGGAGTCCAGCGACTTGTCTGTTTTGTTGACCTTTGACATCAAAACGGGGCAGGGAGTGTGA
- the ky gene encoding kyphoscoliosis peptidase isoform X1, whose translation MTLQQTHSRHFKSTQGHHDCSIMSAEVGIHKFSFPFSCAARLSKQDEDSQVGRVQVKALQLCDLQENPILSQSSAVTPVGALEGHGNPKAPAEGDVAAAQVLVCPEASQSGVLSRRSVFEKLAAEAEDQRPVAKRQLSSESAARNITVVKKSAVRAEAEEQRHQQSKASVALGRRKRRKDLFASSEVFQRLDSHVIRAGAELKEKRVHDVGTIVQTITKVSRTDLEKVRAIWVWLCHNIEYDVSGFLGHSERMTSPEEVIATGRGVCCGYSSLCADMCGLVGIECQEVAGHSKGIGYRQGQSFKNVKSDHLWNAVLLGGHWFLMDACWGAGQVNIKQESFVKRFDDFYFLTDPEEFIESHFPDEEKWQLLESPITLEEFERRVFKTSAFFSMGLRLMQPHHCHIVTDDGEANVSIGFSRPVTFTYEMKQDQDFLHSGASEQKESSHCSSGLLTVSHRSMNLQLLPPASGTYDLKIFARPETATTPLGWVCSFMVECPEPRAMEDIPENPYLSWGLLPNAASLGVAGCSHDSQVAQVEEGRFELVLKTSRSLMVLCELVHTELHAAVTKRCLATQIQPDLLTCHVLCPARGFYRLSVFVRDYKKTDVKFQTAANILLHCKGKVISQDELFPPNLSSACGPGTRTSEMGLSKFSHTTPVVSTPQGKCNITFHNQRDLELHPVISRADNKAAAFPLTRHLFCTYTDSKVTVSISLPEAGMYRLGLYARTSSSGDFDPMCDFVLKNTCDQAGLPFPCVYAAWRKGCVLFEPRVGLLEPATCVRFRVRIPGAQRVCVVGEGRTDLKLNKSRVWEGEVFSGEGVPQLKLAASSGESSDLSVLLTFDIKTGQGV comes from the exons ATGACACTCCAGCAAACACACAGCAGGCATTTCAAATCCACTCAGG GACACCATGACTGCAGCATAATGTCGGCAGAGGTTGGAATTCATAAGTTCTCCTTCCCCTTCTCTTGTGCTGCACGCCTTTCCAAGCAAGATGAGGACAGCCAGGTGGGACGCGTACAGGTGAAGGCCCTGCAGCTTTGTGATCTTCAGGAAAATCCCATTTTAAGCCAGTCTAGCGCCGTTACACCGGTAGGAGCTTTGGAAGGGCATGGGAATCCCAAAGCTCCCGCCGAGGGCGATGTGGCCGCCGCCCAAGTTCTGGTCTGCCCTGAGGCCTCCCAAAGCGGTGTGCTCTCTCGCCGGAGCGTCTTTGAGAAACTGGCAGCAGAGGCGGAGGACCAGCGCCCGGTGGCGAAGAGACAGCTGTCCTCGGAGAGTGCGGCCAGGAACATCACGGTGGTGAAGAAGAGCGCGGTGAGAGCTGAAGCAGAGGAGCAAAGACACCAGCAAAGCAAGGCCTCCGTGGCACTAGGGAGGAGGAAGCGTCGAAAAGATCTCTTTGCTAGCTCAGAGGTCTTTCAGAGACTCGACTCGCATGTCATCAGAGCAGGGGCAGAG CTGAAGGAGAAGCGTGTGCATGATGTGGGAACCATCGTACAGACCATCACAAAGGTCTCCAGGACAGACCTGGAGAAAGTCCGCGCCATCTGGGTTTGGCTCTGTCACAACATCG AGTATGATGTCAGCGGCTTCCTGGGACACTCGGAGAGGATGACCTCCCCGGAGGAAGTGATAGCGACCGGCCGAGGGGTTTGCTGTGGCTACTCCAGCCTCTGTGCAGACATGTGCGG GTTGGTGGGCATCGAATGCCAGGAGGTGGCGGGGCACAGCAAGGGCATAGGTTACCGCCAGGGCCAGAGCTTCAAGAATGTGAAATCGGATCACCTGTGGAACGCTGTGCTCCTGGGAGGACACTGGTTCTTAATGGACGCCTGCTGGGGAGCTGGACAAGTCAACATAAAACAAGAGAGCTTCGTCAAAAG GTTTGATGATTTCTATTTCCTGACGGACCCAGAGGAGTTCATCGAGTCACACTTCCCTGACGAGGAGAAATGGCAGCTCCTGGAGTCACCCATCACCCTGGAGGAGTTTGAGAGGAGGGTGTTCAAGACTTCAGCCTTCTTCTCCATGGGGCTGAGGTTGATGCAACCTCATCACTGCCACATAGTCACTG ATGATGGTGAGGCAAACGTCTCCATTGGCTTCTCCAGGCCTGTGACCTTCACCTATGAGATGAAGCAGGACCAGGACTTCCTGCACAGTGGCGCTTCGGAGCAGAAGGAGAGCAGCCACTGCTCCTCCGGTCTCCTGACTGTCTCCCACCGCAGCATGAACCTGCAGCTGCTGCCGCCCGCCAGTGGCACGTACGACCTGAAGATATTCGCTAGGCCAGAAACTGCCACTACTCCGCTGGGGTGGGTATGCTCCTTTATGGTGGAGTGTCCAGAACCCCGAGCCATGGAGGACATCCCGGAGAACCCCTACCTGTCGTGGGGCCTGCTACCCAACGCAGCGTCTCTGGGCGTGGCAGGCTGCAGTCACGACAGTCAGGTGGCCCAGGTGGAGGAAGGCCGCTTTGAGTTGGTTTTGAAGACGTCGAGGTCTCTAATGGTGCTTTGTGAACTGGTCCACACGGAGCTGCACGCCGCTGTGACCAAGCGCTGCCTGGCAACTCAGATTCAACCAGATCTGCTGACATGCCACGTCCTCTGTCCCGCACGTGGCTTTTACCGGCTGTCCGTGTTTGTGCGAGACTACAAGAAAACAGATGTCAAGTTCCAGACGGCCGCAAACATCCTGTTACACTGCAAGGGAAAAGTCATCAGTCAGGATGAGCTGTTTCCTCCTAACCTCAGCTCGGCATGTGGGCCGGGGACCCGTACGTCAGAAATGGGTCTCTCCAAATTCAGCCACACGACGCCAGTGGTGAGCACGCCCCAAGGCAAGTGTAACATCACCTTCCACAACCAGCGAGACCTGGAGCTCCACCCTGTGATCAGCAGAGCAGACAACAAAGCGGCGGCTTTCCCACTCACGCGCCACCTTTTCTGCACGTACACGGACAGCAAAGTGACGGTGAGCATCAGTCTGCCAGAAGCGGGGATGTATCGCCTGGGCCTGTACGCCAGGACCAGCTCCAGCGGAGACTTCGACCCCATGTGCGACTTTGTACTGAAAAACACCTGCGATCAAGCGGGGCTTCCTTTCCCCTGCGTCTACGCCGCCTGGAGGAAAGGCTGCGTGCTCTTTGAGCCCCGCGTGGGCCTGTTGGAGCCCGCTACCTGTGTACGCTTCCGGGTGAGGATCCCGGGAGCCCAGAGGGTGTGCGTGGTGGGAGAAGGGCGGACGGATCTGAAACTGAACAAGAGCCGGGTCTGGGAAGGTGAGGTATTCAGCGGGGAAGGTGTCCCGCAGCTGAAGCTGGCCGCCTCCTCGGGGGAGTCCAGCGACTTGTCTGTTTTGTTGACCTTTGACATCAAAACGGGGCAGGGAGTGTGA